TCGTGGAACCTGGCCGCAGTGCCTGCCTGCGCTGCTGCGACCTGCACCGGACCGACAGCGATCCGGCGTGGCCGCGGATCGCGACCCAGCTGGTCGGCCAGATTCCACGACCCGACCTCGGTGCGGTGCAAGCGTGCGCCTCGTTGGCGGTCGCGCAGGCGATGCGCGTCCTCTCGCCGAGCGAAACCCGACCGCCGGCGTGGAACACCACGCTCGAGATCGACACCTTTGACGGGCAGCTGCGCCGCCAGTACTGGGAGCCGCATCCCGAGTGCGGCTGCGGCGCACCGGTTCCCTTGGAAGCAGAGCCCGACGAGGCTCCGAACGAACCAACGGAGGCACGTCAAGAGAGGTAGGACACACATGGACGCCGTCTGCGGGCTGCGGTGGCCGTGGTCGCCAGGGCAGAATCGCTAAGGTGACCGACTTCCGCGACCGCTCCGGAGAACGCGATTCCGCTATGCCGCGCCGCGGTGCTGCCCGCACCGCGAAGCTGGCCAGCCTGCCGCTCGGCATCGCCGGCCGGGCGGTCGGCGGATGGGGCAAACGGCTCGCCGGGCAAAGCGCTGAGCAGGTGAGCGCGACGCTGTCGGCGAAAGCCGCGGAGCAGCTGTTCGAGGTGCTCGGCACGCTCAAGGGCGGCGCGATGAAGTTCGGGCAAGCGTTGAGCGTGTTCGAAGCCGCGGTGCCGGACGACATGGCGCAGCCGTACCGGGAAGCGCTCACGAAGCTGCAGTCGGCGGCTCCCCCGATGTCGGCCCGGCAGACCCACCGGGTGCTCGCCGAGCAGCTCGGCCGGTCGTGGACCGGGCGTTTCGCGGACTTCGACGACGAGCCCGCCGCCGCGGCGAGCATCGGCCAGGTGCACCGCGGCGTCTGGCACGACGGTCGCCCGGTCGCGGTCAAGGTGCAGTACCCGGGAGCGGACGAGGCGTTGCGCAGCGACCTGCGTCAGCTGCAGCGGTTCAGCAGGCTGTTCCAGGCGTTCATCCCCGGCACTGACGTGAAGCCGCTGCTGACGGAGCTGTCCGAACGGATGGACGAGGAGCTCGACTACCTCGCCGAAGCGGACAATCAGCGCGCGTTCGTGAAGGCATTCGAGGGCGACCCCGCGTTCCTGATCCCGCGCGTCGTGGCGAGCGCGCCGAAGGTCGTGGTCAGCGAATGGGCCACCGGCACTCCACTGGCCCAGATCATCGCGAACGGCGACGTGGAAACCCGGAATCTCGCCGGACGGCTGCTCGCCGAATTCCACTACTCGTCGCCGGCCCGGGCGCATCTGCTGCACTCCGACCCGCACCCCGGCAACTTCATGCTCACCGAAGACCGCCGGCTGTGCGTCATCGACTTCGGCGGCGTCGCCAAGCTGCCGCACGGCATTCCGCGGCACCTCGGCGAGATCACTCGCCTGGCCCTCGACGGCCACTCCGCCGAGCTCATGCGGCTGCTGCGCGAAAACGGCTTCGTCCGCGAGGATTCGCAGCTCGAAGCAGAGGAGGTACTGGCGTACCTCGCTCCGTTCACCGAGCCGCTGGCACAGCCGACGTTCCACTTCACCCGGCGCTGGATGCAACGGCAGGCGGGCCGGGTCGGCGATTCCCGCGGCAACGACTTCCATGTCGGCCGCTCGCTGAACCTGCCGCCGGAATACCTGATGATCCACCGGGTCACCGCGGGCTCCACCGGGATCCTCTGCCAGCTCGACGCCGAGATCCCGGCCCGGGGCATCGTGGAGCGCTGGCAGCCCGGGTTCGCCGCCTGAGTTGTCCACAGGGCAGTCCTGTTACCGAGAGTTGTCCACAGATTGCGAAGCGTCGTTCTCTGTACGCCTTCGAGCCGCCATGCTCGAACCATGACGACCACGACCGGCGACACTGAAGCCCTCGAATTCAGCGACCTTGTTTCACACGGCGTACTCCACCGGCGGCATTTGCGCGTCGCCGGCATCTCCGACCGAAGAGCCGCCCAGCTCTCCGGCCCCGGAGGACCGTGGCGGCAGGTTTACTCCGGGGTCTACCTGGTGCACGACAAACCGCCGAGCCGGGACGAACTCCTGCACGCGGCAGTGGCCAGGTTCGGCCCTGGATCGCTCATCACCGGCACCGACGCGCTGTGCGCACACGGCATCAGCCACCCGCGCACGCCGGAGATCCACCTGCTCGTGCCGCACAACCGAAGGCCGTCCTACGAACCGAACGTCATCGCGTCCCGCACCGCGCGCATGCCCGAGCCGGTCCTGATCAACGGACTCCCGTACGCCAACGCCGCCCGGGCGGCCCTCGACCTCGCCCGCCGGGAACAGAACCCCGACGAGATCGCGCGTTTGGTGTCATTGCCGCTGTACTGGGGCCTCGCCGGCCGAGAAGACCTCACCGCCGAACTGGACTCCGGAAACCAGCGCGGCACCTCGGCAGTGCGCACGATTCTCCGGAACCTCGACGACAAGGAAACCTTCGCGCACGGTCACGCCCTGCGAGCCCTCCAGCGAACACCGCTGCCGACCCCGCAATGGAACGTCGCCATCTGCGATCTCCGGGGCCGACGGCTCGGCACTGCGGACGCCTGGTGGGACGAAGTCGGCATGGCATGGCGCTACCGCACCGCCGCCGGCTCCGACGACTTCAGCCATCTAGCCCTGGCCGCGACCGGCACTGTGCTGTTCCGCTGCACACCGCAGCAGCTGCAGGACTCACTGGAAGCGATGAGCGCCGAACTGCTCAGCGCCTACCGCCAAGCGACGCGCACTCCCCGTCCGAAGGTCCGAGCTGTCTATAAGACGGGAAATGCCGCATGACCCAGACCTGACCCCAGCACGCCGACGACGGTGGCCGCGGCATCGTCCTCGCTGTCCTCGCTCGCCATCGATCAGGCTGACCTGGCCCAGACCGGCTCGGGCTGGGCAGGCAGGACTGGTCCAGCGGGAGGCAAGCAGCCGAGGCAGCGAGGCCTGTACCAGCCCAGCCAGTTGGGCAGGCGAAGGGTCACCGGCGAAAACCGCGTGTCCTCCGCAGCCCGGGGAGGTGCACAGTGCCTGCCAACGGCTGCGGCTCGGGCCTGTCCCAGGTCAGGCAGCGACAGCTACCAGTACTCGTCAGGCAGCTTGCCCTCGATGTCGCGGACGTGGCTGCGCGCGCAATTCGGGCACAGCCAGCGCTGGACGCCGTTCTCTTTGGTACTCGCCCAGGCCAGGGTCGCGATCGGGTCGGTCTCGGCAGCCCGAGACCGACCGCATCGCGAACAGGCCGGTTCCGGGGCGGTCACGTTCGGCGACCGTGGTGGACGGTTCGTGCGCCGAGCAAGTAGAGGTCGCGGCGCTTGCCGAGGTAGTGCGGGCTGTCCGGGTCGAGCAGGGAGGCCAAGACCGACTGGTCGTCGTCCGAAAGGTGATCGGCGGCGTTCATCGCGAGGCGCGAAAGGTGGTGGTGCACGTAGTCGGTGAGACCGTCCGGTCCTGGCGCGGGGTGGTCGACCAGCGCGCTGAATGAACGGACCTCGGCGAGCCCGGCGCGTTCGAGCGCGAGCGGCCAGCCGTAGGGCATCGGGACCGCGCCGTCGATGCCTTCGCGCATCCCGACAAACCATGCCGCCTGCGCGGCCTGCAACCGGTCCTCCAGCCCGGGTCGGCCGACTCCGAGATCCCAAGGGAGGAAGCAGAAGGACAATCCGCCCTCAGCAAGTGCGACGATCCCGCCCGGACGGGCGATCGACGCGATCGTGCCGGTCGCTGCCTGCTGGTCCGGGAGGTGATGCACGACGCGCGACGCCCAGACAAGATCCGCGGCGGGCAGTCGGTCCGGCAATGCAGCGTCCGCGAGATCCGCGACGATCGCCTGGACCTCGACCTTCGACGCCGTGCCGTCGGTCGCCGCGGCTGCGGCTGCGTACTGGACGATGCGTGCAGCCTCCTGCAGAAGTTCAGGAGTCGCGTCTACCAGGACGATCGTGCCGCCGCTTCGTTCGGCCAATGCCGCCGCGAAATGGGTACTCATGCCGCCGGCGCCGCAGCCCAGATCGATCACGGTCGGACGGGAGGGGAGTTTCTCGACAAGGCGTGCCGCGATGGCGGCTTGTGCGGGAGCGTCGAGGGCGTCGGCCGCGCGGAGGTACGCCAGCCGGTCTGCCCAGTCGATGTGGTCATGCGTATGTCCGGACACGAGGACCATTGAACACCCGCCCACCATCCGCGAACGAGAACGAGCCTGGAAGGTCCCCCGACAGGTGCCTTCCAGACTCGTTCCCACGATCGGCCGCGCGGGTCAGCGGTGCGCTGCGTGAGCCAAGAAAAGCCTTGGCCACCAAGGTAAATCAGCCGCGGCGTGCAGGCCGCCGCTCCGCCCCCCTCGGACGAAACGGCAGAGATCCGAGACTGACGAGCGGTTGTGGGCAGTCGAAAACCACTCGCCCGGGCAAGCCGGCATTCGATGCCAGCAGCCGCCCCGCAACCGAAGTCGACACCCGCTCAAAACCGCAGTCGGCACCCCTGCACAGGCAACCGACATCGGCAGTCGGCATCGGCCGCAGGACTGGAGGCAGTCCTGCGGCCGATGCCGACCGCACGGTCCGGCTTAGTCCGGCGGGGCGTGCCGCTCGGCTCGGCTCTTCGCCCAGTCGGCGAGCCTCGACCAGCGGCGCGCGGCTCGGGCCTGACGCCATGGGCGTTGGGCCTCATGTTCGGTTATCAGGTCCCGTATTCGGGCCCTCGACAGTTCTTCGTGAAGCAACATGTTGCTGATCTCCTGAGACTTGGTCTGCTTGGGTTTCGCCTGCACGGGGACGGTTTTTCCGGTGCGGGACTCGTAATCGCGGGTGGTGCGGACGTCGACGGTCATGCGGCGGCGCTCCTGGCTGCGGCGGCGGGTTCGAGGGCGGCGTTCTTGCGCGGACGGCCGCGGGGCCGCTTGCGCGCGATGACTGCGCCGCGTTCGAAGATTTCGCCTCCCCAGACACCCCAGGGCTCGCGCCGGGCGACTGCTCCGGCGAGGCATGCCTCGCGGACCGGGCAGCCGGCGCAGAACGCCTTGGCTCGTTCGAGCTCGGCGGGCGATTCGGCGAACCAGAGGTCCGCGTCCCGCGAGCGGCAGGGAAGTTCGGGTTCGGCGACCCCTTCGAGAAGGTCGCCGATGTCGAACCCCTCGGCCAGGGGGCCCTCGGCGAGGGCGATGGCGGATGACATTTCCGGGCTCCTTTGCGATGCGGTGGTGCGGGCGGTGTGGGTGGCGATCGAACTGGACAACTTGTTCCTTCTGTTGTGCAGCCAAAAAAACACGAAGGCCGCGGATCCGGTTACCGGTTCCGCGGCCTTCGTGAGCCTCATGTCCTGACGCAGGTCAGGAACTTCGCTCCCGTATCGACAACGGAACACGGAACTGCTTGATGGTCGGCAGATCGGCATCAACCTGCGGGTACGCGGCGACGACGGCCGTCGCGAGGGCGATGCCGGCCGGGGTCCCGTTGCCTTCGATGAGACGCAGTCCGTCGATACGACGCCGCGTTCCGTCGACATGCGCAACCGTGGACACACCGGTGCCAGGGCGCGGAGCGGTCGGAGCCATGCAGACAGGCAGACCGGTGCCGGCTTTCAGAAACTTCGAGTTGCTGATCATTTCACTGGCACCGCCTTTCTCTGCCGGACGCGCGCCGCCCGAGGCGGGCGCTGTCGTGTACTTCCCCAGACCGGGCCCTACTTCGCCCGGGTTCCTACGCAGGTTATGCGGCCCGGCGCGGGCGGGGCAACTTATTTTCCCAAATCTTTGTCGAAGCGACGGAGATCGCTGCCTAGCAGCAGGTTCGCCGCATCGATCACCGGATCGACGCGGTCAAGACCGCATCGACGATCGGATCACGTCGAGCACCTCGGCGCCGAACCGCTCGAGTTTCGTCGCGCCGATCCCGGAGATCGACACCAGCGCGCCGTCGTCGGTCGGCCGCTGTTCGGCGATGGCCATCAGTGTCGCATCGGTGAACACGACGAATGCCGGCACCTTCAGTTCGCGCGAACGCTCGCCGCGCCAGGTCTTCAGCTTCTCCAGCAGATCTTCATCCACTGTGGACGGGCACTTCGCGCACCGGCCCAGCTTGACCTCCATGGTCTGGACGAGCGGTCCGCCGCACAGCCGGCAGCGGCCGGCCTTCGACCCCGGCTTCGCCGCTTGCTGCGACCGCGCGATCCGTGCCGCCGGGTGATCCTCCGGGATCAGCCCGTACAGGAACCTCGACCGCCGCCGGTTGCGCCGGCTGCCCGGACCGCGGGACAGCGACCACGACAGCCACAGGTGCTCCCGAGCCCGCGTGACGCCGACGTAGAACAGGCGCCGTTCCTCTTCGATCGCGGCGTCGTCGCCATCCGCGTGCAGGATCGGCATGGTGCCCTCCGACAGCCCGACGAGGAACACCGCGTCCCACTCGAGCCCCTTCGCCGCGTGCAGCGACGCGAGAGTGACACCTTCGACCGTCGGCGGGTGCTGGGCGGCGGCGCGCTGCTCCAGCTCAGCGACGAACCGCGGCAGGTCGGCGTCTTCGACGCTCGCCGCCAATTCCTCGGCCAGCTCCACGAGGGCGAGCAGCGCGTCCCAACGCTCTTTCGCCGCGCCGCCGGACGGCGGCTGCTCGGTCAGCCCGACCCGCGCGAGCACCGAGCGC
This sequence is a window from Amycolatopsis benzoatilytica AK 16/65. Protein-coding genes within it:
- a CDS encoding ABC1 kinase family protein, with the protein product MPRRGAARTAKLASLPLGIAGRAVGGWGKRLAGQSAEQVSATLSAKAAEQLFEVLGTLKGGAMKFGQALSVFEAAVPDDMAQPYREALTKLQSAAPPMSARQTHRVLAEQLGRSWTGRFADFDDEPAAAASIGQVHRGVWHDGRPVAVKVQYPGADEALRSDLRQLQRFSRLFQAFIPGTDVKPLLTELSERMDEELDYLAEADNQRAFVKAFEGDPAFLIPRVVASAPKVVVSEWATGTPLAQIIANGDVETRNLAGRLLAEFHYSSPARAHLLHSDPHPGNFMLTEDRRLCVIDFGGVAKLPHGIPRHLGEITRLALDGHSAELMRLLRENGFVREDSQLEAEEVLAYLAPFTEPLAQPTFHFTRRWMQRQAGRVGDSRGNDFHVGRSLNLPPEYLMIHRVTAGSTGILCQLDAEIPARGIVERWQPGFAA
- a CDS encoding methyltransferase; translation: MVLVSGHTHDHIDWADRLAYLRAADALDAPAQAAIAARLVEKLPSRPTVIDLGCGAGGMSTHFAAALAERSGGTIVLVDATPELLQEAARIVQYAAAAAATDGTASKVEVQAIVADLADAALPDRLPAADLVWASRVVHHLPDQQAATGTIASIARPGGIVALAEGGLSFCFLPWDLGVGRPGLEDRLQAAQAAWFVGMREGIDGAVPMPYGWPLALERAGLAEVRSFSALVDHPAPGPDGLTDYVHHHLSRLAMNAADHLSDDDQSVLASLLDPDSPHYLGKRRDLYLLGARTVHHGRRT
- a CDS encoding WhiB family transcriptional regulator, which encodes MSSAIALAEGPLAEGFDIGDLLEGVAEPELPCRSRDADLWFAESPAELERAKAFCAGCPVREACLAGAVARREPWGVWGGEIFERGAVIARKRPRGRPRKNAALEPAAAARSAAA